One Chroococcidiopsis sp. TS-821 genomic window carries:
- a CDS encoding zinc metalloprotease HtpX: MKNQLRTVALLGLLSGLLIAISYWVIGGFGGVAIGIALAAVTNLMSWYQSDKIALAAYRAQPVSFNQAPELYQMVQRLCDRANLPMPGIYIVPSPAANAFATGRDPEHAAVAVTEGILQILPKDELEGVIAHELTHIANRDTLTQAVAATIGGAISMLAQIVSYSLWFPSSRDGNRSANPLGLLLTIFLAPMAATVIQLAISRTREFEADAGAARITRNPRALARALQRLESTARQLPLNANPAFEPLLIVNSISGQFLGNLFSSHPPTEARIQQLLKLEQELPQSPSEFSFGQ; this comes from the coding sequence ATGAAAAATCAACTAAGAACCGTCGCTTTGTTAGGCTTGTTAAGTGGTTTACTTATTGCCATTAGCTATTGGGTAATCGGCGGCTTTGGAGGCGTCGCGATTGGAATTGCACTGGCGGCGGTGACAAACTTAATGTCATGGTATCAATCAGACAAAATTGCGCTAGCAGCATATCGCGCGCAACCGGTGAGCTTCAATCAAGCGCCAGAGTTGTATCAAATGGTGCAACGATTGTGCGATCGCGCGAACTTACCAATGCCAGGAATTTATATTGTTCCTAGCCCTGCTGCGAACGCGTTTGCAACCGGGCGAGATCCAGAACACGCTGCTGTTGCGGTTACAGAAGGTATTCTACAGATATTACCTAAAGATGAACTTGAGGGTGTTATCGCACACGAGCTTACTCACATTGCCAATCGCGACACGTTAACTCAAGCTGTCGCGGCTACTATTGGTGGTGCAATTTCTATGTTGGCGCAAATTGTGAGCTATAGCTTGTGGTTTCCCTCTTCCCGTGATGGAAATCGCAGTGCAAATCCTCTAGGCTTACTCCTGACGATTTTTTTAGCCCCAATGGCAGCAACTGTTATTCAGCTTGCTATCTCGCGTACGCGGGAGTTTGAAGCAGATGCAGGGGCTGCTAGAATCACGCGTAATCCTAGAGCATTGGCGCGTGCTTTACAACGCTTGGAGAGTACTGCACGTCAGTTACCTCTGAATGCTAATCCAGCGTTTGAGCCATTATTGATTGTCAATTCAATATCTGGACAATTCTTAGGTAATTTATTTTCTAGCCATCCACCTACCGAAGCACGAATTCAACAGCTATTGAAGTTAGAACAGGAACTTCCGCAATCGCCTTCTGAATTTTCCTTTGGACAATAA
- a CDS encoding homocysteine biosynthesis protein: MRTIAEINEKIANQSVKVLTVEELKARVAVVGIAQTAQEVDVITTGTFEPMESSGAIINLGHTDPPIKIRRCWLDGVPAYSGFGAVDLYLGATQAVEAFDGEEAREKGGGHVISDLIAGLPVQLRAVGQVTDCYPRASFETTITRDTINQFYLFNPRNLYQNFIVGVNGGDRPLYTYLGPLQPRLSNAVYSNPGALSPLLNDPDLQTIGIGTRIFLGGGIGYVAWEGTQHFPLQKRLPNHTPIGPAATLALIGDAKQMDARWVRGCYFKSYGPSLMLGVGVPIPVLNEEVVAHCAVQDNDLVAPIVDFSIPRRVRPTFGLVSYAQLKSGRITIEGKPVRVAPLASLFLSRQVAITLKQWIEAGKFTLTEPVAPIPKERSFLPQDIWGAQVALE, from the coding sequence ATGCGTACCATCGCTGAAATTAATGAAAAAATTGCCAACCAGAGTGTCAAAGTATTGACTGTTGAAGAATTAAAAGCAAGGGTCGCAGTCGTCGGAATCGCGCAAACAGCCCAAGAAGTTGATGTAATTACAACAGGCACATTTGAGCCGATGGAATCATCGGGAGCCATTATTAATTTAGGGCATACCGACCCTCCAATCAAAATTCGTCGTTGTTGGCTCGATGGTGTTCCGGCTTATTCAGGTTTTGGTGCAGTGGACTTGTATTTGGGTGCAACGCAAGCAGTTGAAGCCTTTGATGGTGAGGAAGCACGAGAAAAAGGCGGCGGTCACGTAATCTCTGACTTAATTGCAGGATTACCAGTTCAGTTACGTGCTGTAGGACAAGTCACCGATTGCTATCCGCGTGCGAGCTTTGAAACGACCATTACCCGCGATACAATTAACCAGTTTTATTTATTTAATCCTCGAAATCTATATCAAAATTTTATCGTAGGAGTCAACGGCGGCGATCGCCCTTTATATACGTATCTAGGTCCACTACAACCGCGTTTAAGTAATGCAGTTTACTCTAACCCTGGTGCGCTTTCGCCACTATTAAACGATCCTGATTTACAAACAATTGGTATTGGTACGCGAATCTTTTTAGGTGGTGGAATTGGCTATGTCGCGTGGGAAGGGACGCAGCACTTTCCTTTACAAAAGCGGCTTCCCAACCATACCCCAATTGGTCCTGCGGCAACTTTAGCGTTAATTGGCGATGCTAAGCAAATGGATGCTCGTTGGGTACGTGGTTGCTATTTTAAAAGCTATGGTCCTTCACTCATGCTTGGTGTCGGAGTACCAATACCGGTTTTAAATGAAGAAGTCGTTGCCCACTGTGCAGTTCAAGACAACGACTTAGTTGCGCCTATTGTCGATTTTTCAATTCCGCGTCGCGTGCGTCCTACGTTTGGTTTAGTTAGCTACGCACAGCTTAAGTCTGGACGAATCACAATTGAAGGCAAGCCTGTGCGCGTAGCTCCCCTGGCAAGTTTGTTTTTGTCGCGTCAAGTCGCCATTACCCTCAAACAATGGATTGAAGCAGGAAAATTTACACTTACTGAACCTGTTGCCCCTATTCCCAAAGAACGGTCTTTTCTTCCTCAAGATATTTGGGGCGCCCAAGTTGCGTTGGAGTGA
- a CDS encoding tetratricopeptide repeat protein, producing the protein MSQPRRRWFISIVLVLAIIAFIGFSMLPLFSTAFRASQPAGEAPVTNQAQQLTAAARGYEVVLQREPENQTALRGLVKARLELLDLQGAVAPLEKLAALNPTETEYGLLLAEVKQRLGDREGEAAAYRSILAESPGNLQALEGLANIQLREKRPAEAVTLLQNTLANAQQADRNQSSIDVNAVRLLLAQVYATQQNYDEAIAIYDELISNNKQDFRPVLAKAMALQQQGKSEEAKPLFDSAASLAPAQYKERINQLAIAPQVAPSTTPTPSPAN; encoded by the coding sequence GTGTCTCAACCACGTAGACGCTGGTTTATTAGTATAGTTCTGGTGCTGGCAATCATTGCCTTTATTGGGTTTTCCATGCTTCCGTTGTTCAGTACCGCATTTCGTGCTAGTCAACCAGCAGGCGAAGCACCTGTCACAAATCAGGCGCAACAACTTACAGCAGCAGCACGCGGCTATGAAGTTGTTCTTCAGCGAGAACCAGAAAATCAAACAGCGCTACGGGGACTCGTCAAAGCGCGACTTGAGTTGTTGGACCTTCAAGGTGCCGTTGCTCCTCTAGAGAAATTGGCAGCATTGAATCCGACAGAAACCGAATACGGGCTACTTTTAGCAGAAGTTAAGCAAAGATTAGGCGATCGCGAAGGTGAAGCGGCAGCTTATCGCTCGATTCTTGCAGAAAGTCCAGGTAATCTTCAAGCGCTCGAAGGACTCGCAAATATTCAATTACGCGAAAAACGACCAGCGGAGGCGGTGACATTACTCCAAAATACCCTTGCCAACGCGCAACAAGCCGATCGAAATCAGTCCAGTATCGACGTTAATGCCGTTCGGCTACTATTGGCGCAAGTTTATGCCACACAGCAAAATTACGACGAGGCGATCGCGATCTACGACGAATTAATTAGCAATAACAAACAAGACTTTCGTCCAGTATTAGCAAAAGCAATGGCTCTGCAGCAACAAGGCAAAAGTGAGGAAGCTAAACCTTTATTCGATAGCGCTGCGTCTTTAGCTCCTGCACAATACAAAGAACGCATCAATCAACTCGCGATCGCGCCACAAGTCGCACCCAGTACAACGCCAACTCCTAGCCCTGCTAACTAA
- a CDS encoding TMEM165/GDT1 family protein: MLSAFIAGFLLIAVSELGDKTFFIAAILAMRHSRRLIFVAVLAALAAMTVLSVVVGQVASLLPPNYIYYAEIVLFIGFGFKLLYDASQMPANTCDAEIVQEATDIVEKAEGHLSQPTNWAICAEAFVLTFLAEWGDRTQIATIALAAGNNPFGVTTGAILGHALCAAIAVIGGRMLAGRISEQALTIFGGCLFLLFGLVAWWEGS, encoded by the coding sequence GTGCTATCTGCATTCATTGCGGGCTTTTTACTCATTGCAGTTTCTGAGCTAGGAGATAAAACGTTCTTTATCGCCGCAATTTTGGCAATGCGCCACTCACGGAGGCTGATTTTTGTTGCGGTGTTGGCGGCTTTAGCAGCAATGACGGTGCTATCTGTCGTTGTGGGACAAGTTGCATCGCTGCTGCCACCAAATTACATTTATTACGCTGAAATCGTTTTGTTTATTGGCTTTGGTTTTAAACTGCTGTACGATGCGAGTCAAATGCCAGCGAATACTTGTGATGCTGAAATTGTCCAAGAAGCAACAGACATTGTGGAAAAAGCAGAAGGTCATCTCTCCCAGCCAACGAATTGGGCCATTTGTGCCGAAGCCTTTGTTTTGACGTTTCTTGCCGAGTGGGGCGATCGCACGCAAATTGCAACGATCGCTTTAGCCGCGGGCAATAATCCTTTTGGGGTAACGACGGGTGCCATATTAGGTCACGCGCTTTGTGCTGCGATCGCAGTTATCGGTGGTAGAATGCTCGCTGGTCGCATTTCCGAACAGGCACTGACAATCTTTGGTGGCTGCTTGTTTTTGCTCTTCGGGTTAGTTGCGTGGTGGGAAGGTTCTTAG
- a CDS encoding DUF429 domain-containing protein, whose amino-acid sequence MKFIGIDFGWRSQPSGLCCLEWQDNALQLVDLDRKEAIADIFIWIDTKVAREAPAIVAVDAPTIIPNKTGTRLPDKLTHKYFGKYHAGCYPANQSLAFAQRTINFGLELEARGFTHAPQIEPQKLGRYQIEVFPHPAIVHLFNLNRILKYKKGRLSDRCLELAKLLNYIHNFLPTLQPSLRSMCFCGSLPQEIPSITALKALEDKLDSLICAYVAAYWWYWGTERNLVLGDRTTGYIIVPKKPTTGLPT is encoded by the coding sequence ATGAAATTTATAGGTATTGATTTTGGATGGCGATCGCAGCCAAGTGGTTTATGCTGCTTAGAGTGGCAAGATAACGCGTTACAACTCGTCGATTTAGACCGAAAAGAAGCGATCGCTGACATCTTTATCTGGATTGATACTAAAGTAGCGCGCGAAGCCCCCGCGATCGTAGCCGTAGACGCTCCTACAATCATTCCCAATAAGACAGGAACGCGTTTACCCGATAAACTCACGCACAAATACTTTGGCAAATACCACGCAGGCTGCTACCCAGCAAACCAAAGTTTAGCCTTTGCCCAACGCACCATTAACTTTGGCTTAGAACTCGAAGCCAGAGGCTTCACCCACGCCCCGCAAATCGAGCCACAAAAACTCGGAAGATACCAAATCGAAGTTTTCCCACATCCCGCGATCGTTCACTTATTCAACCTTAACCGCATCCTCAAATACAAAAAAGGACGCCTCAGCGATCGCTGTCTAGAACTCGCAAAACTCCTCAACTACATTCATAATTTCCTACCTACGCTACAACCTTCTTTGCGCTCTATGTGTTTTTGTGGTTCGCTTCCCCAAGAAATCCCCAGCATCACAGCCCTCAAAGCACTCGAAGACAAACTCGACAGCCTCATCTGCGCTTACGTAGCCGCTTATTGGTGGTACTGGGGAACCGAACGAAACTTAGTTCTCGGCGATCGCACAACAGGTTATATCATAGTCCCCAAAAAACCAACTACTGGTTTGCCCACATAA